From the genome of Anaerolineae bacterium:
GCCGGCCTGTTTCTTGCGCCAGCTTAACCAGATAACGACAAAAAGTGGTTTTGCCGACATTCCTCTCGCCGGTAATAATGAACAGAGAAGGCGCAACTCCTGCCATCTCAATCAAGCAAAACCACCGGCCGCCCATCAACCCGGGCGACCCGTACCGGAACGCCATAAGTGATCTCCAACTTTTCTGCGGTCAGGGTCTGTTCCAGCAGGCCGCTATCAAGGGCGCGGCCGGCCCGCATTAAAACCAGGTAGCGGGCAATGGCGATAGCCACGTCCGGTTCGTGGGTGGTTAAAACAATGGTCACCCCTTGCCCGGACAGGGTGCTTAAGACCTGCAAAATCCGGCTTTTGTTGCTCAAATCCAGGTGCGAGGTCGGTTCATCCAACAGCAGAATGGAGGTTTGTTGGGCAATGGCCCGGGCCAGCATTACCATTTGCCGCTCGCCGCCGCTCAACTCCAGGAACGAACGATGTTTCAAGTCGGCTAAACCCAATGTTTCAAGGGCGGCCAGGGCCAGCCGGTAATCCTGATCTGAGGGCAAATCGAGCAGACCCAGATAGGGGGCGCGTCCCAGCAAC
Proteins encoded in this window:
- a CDS encoding ABC transporter ATP-binding protein, with the translated sequence MNNRPIISLDRLRFSYHPGGATVLDSLSLDIPPGTITAILGPNGAGKTTLLHVILGLLSPQSGQVWLKGRPQADYSRAALSQLIGLVLQAEYIPFNFTVWEYVLLGRAPYLGLLDLPSDQDYRLALAALETLGLADLKHRSFLELSGGERQMVMLARAIAQQTSILLLDEPTSHLDLSNKSRILQVLSTLSGQGVTIVLTTHEPDVAIAIARYLVLMRAGRALDSGLLEQTLTAEKLEITYGVPVRVARVDGRPVVLLD